The Pontibacter pudoricolor genome contains a region encoding:
- a CDS encoding alpha/beta fold hydrolase codes for MPHATYTDAGSGDTLVFLHGFAESKQLWTDFKKPLQNKFRTIALDLPGFGNNTAAVANYSMDAMADYVKQQLDNLGVKKCILIGHSMGGYVSMAFAEKYSSMLHGLCLFHSSALPDTDEKKDNRNKTIEFVEKHGVEKFMQSFVEPLFFADNREKLRSKIDLMKKIGTATPKESIVGGLAAMRDRPDRTEVLKKANYPVLFIFGKEDGAVPMDKALEQCHLPDNSMVYFLGQTGHMGMFERTYETRKAIEKFTETILG; via the coding sequence ATGCCACACGCTACCTACACCGATGCCGGCTCCGGCGACACCCTGGTTTTCCTTCATGGCTTTGCCGAAAGCAAGCAACTTTGGACCGATTTTAAAAAACCGCTGCAAAACAAATTCAGAACGATAGCTTTGGATTTACCAGGCTTCGGGAATAACACGGCTGCAGTTGCAAACTATAGTATGGATGCAATGGCGGACTATGTAAAGCAGCAACTCGATAACCTGGGTGTGAAAAAATGTATCCTGATCGGGCACTCGATGGGTGGTTATGTGAGCATGGCTTTTGCAGAAAAGTACAGCAGCATGCTGCATGGTCTGTGCCTGTTCCACTCCTCTGCCCTTCCCGATACTGACGAAAAAAAGGATAACCGTAACAAAACCATTGAGTTTGTAGAAAAGCACGGAGTAGAGAAGTTTATGCAGTCGTTTGTAGAGCCGCTGTTTTTTGCTGATAACCGCGAGAAGCTCCGCAGCAAAATAGACCTGATGAAGAAGATAGGCACTGCTACGCCTAAAGAAAGTATAGTTGGCGGCCTGGCAGCCATGCGCGACCGCCCCGACAGAACCGAAGTTCTGAAAAAAGCGAACTACCCGGTGCTGTTTATTTTTGGGAAAGAAGACGGCGCCGTGCCCATGGACAAAGCACTGGAGCAATGCCATTTGCCCGACAACAGCATGGTTTACTTCCTGGGGCAAACCGGCCACATGGGCATGTTCGAGCGCACCTACGAAACCCGCAAAGCCATCGAAAAATTCACCGAAACGATACTGGGATAG
- the dxs gene encoding 1-deoxy-D-xylulose-5-phosphate synthase, translating to MIIKPGELLSSINTPEDLRKLKPEQMLQVTQELRQFIIDVVSIHGGHFGASLGVVEITTALHYVFNTPYDQLVWDVGHQAYGHKILTGRRDVFHTNRKYGGISGFPKRKESEYDTFGVGHSSTSISAALGMAVASQYKQENDRHHIAVIGDGAMTGGMAFEALNHAGATNANLLVVLNDNCMSIDPNVGALKEYLTDITTSRTYNKVRDEIWNILGKISKFGPNAQHIASKIESGIKASILKQSNLFEGLKFRYFGPIDGHDINHLISVMEDLKHIPGPKILHCITTKGKGFALAEKDQTKWHAPGLFDKITGEIYKTHYDKPQPPKYQDVFGHTIVELAEQNPKIMGVTPAMPSGCSLNIMMEAMPDRAFDVGIAEQHAVTFSAGLATQGMIPFCNIYSTFMQRGYDQVVHDVCLQNLPVVFCLDRAGFAGADGPTHHGAYDIAYMRCIPNMVVSAPMNEQELRNLMYTATQEGAGPFTIRYPRGEGVMPNWRTPLEVIQIGKGRTVQEGEEVAILTFGHIGNYAVDVCKKLSFDGITPGHYDMRFAKPLDEELLHHIFSKYSKVITVEDGCLQGGFGSAVLEFMVDNGYSSQVKRLGMADTIYEHGSQLELHREAGFAPEDIERTVREMIGVAVKV from the coding sequence ATGATCATTAAACCCGGAGAGTTGCTTTCCTCCATAAACACGCCTGAAGACCTGCGAAAGCTGAAGCCAGAGCAGATGTTACAGGTTACGCAGGAATTAAGGCAGTTTATTATTGATGTAGTGTCGATACATGGCGGGCACTTTGGTGCTAGTTTAGGGGTAGTTGAGATCACAACAGCACTACACTATGTGTTTAACACACCTTACGACCAACTTGTCTGGGATGTAGGCCATCAGGCATATGGCCATAAAATTCTCACTGGCCGCCGCGATGTGTTTCATACCAACCGCAAGTACGGCGGCATCTCCGGTTTCCCGAAACGAAAAGAAAGCGAATACGATACCTTTGGCGTAGGCCACTCCAGCACGTCTATTTCGGCGGCACTGGGTATGGCTGTTGCCTCGCAGTATAAGCAGGAAAACGACCGCCACCACATTGCTGTTATCGGCGATGGCGCCATGACAGGCGGTATGGCGTTTGAAGCCCTGAACCATGCGGGCGCAACCAATGCCAACCTGCTGGTAGTTCTGAACGACAACTGCATGAGCATCGACCCGAACGTGGGCGCTCTGAAAGAATATTTAACCGACATAACCACCTCCCGCACTTACAACAAGGTTCGCGACGAGATCTGGAACATACTGGGCAAGATCAGCAAGTTTGGGCCGAACGCACAGCACATTGCTTCTAAAATAGAGAGTGGCATTAAAGCATCTATCTTAAAGCAAAGCAACCTTTTCGAAGGCCTTAAATTCCGTTACTTCGGCCCGATTGATGGTCACGATATTAACCACCTGATATCTGTAATGGAAGACCTGAAGCATATACCGGGTCCGAAAATACTGCACTGCATTACCACCAAAGGCAAAGGCTTTGCCCTTGCCGAGAAAGACCAGACCAAATGGCACGCGCCGGGTCTGTTTGATAAGATTACAGGAGAGATCTATAAAACGCACTACGACAAGCCGCAGCCACCGAAGTATCAGGATGTATTTGGCCATACGATAGTGGAGCTGGCCGAGCAGAACCCTAAAATTATGGGGGTAACGCCTGCCATGCCATCGGGTTGCTCGCTTAACATTATGATGGAAGCCATGCCGGATCGCGCCTTCGACGTGGGTATTGCCGAACAACATGCTGTTACCTTCTCTGCTGGCTTAGCCACCCAAGGCATGATCCCGTTCTGCAACATTTATAGCACGTTTATGCAGCGCGGCTACGACCAGGTAGTGCACGATGTATGTTTACAGAACCTACCGGTAGTTTTCTGCCTGGACAGAGCCGGTTTTGCTGGTGCCGACGGCCCGACACACCACGGTGCTTACGACATTGCCTATATGCGCTGCATCCCGAACATGGTGGTATCTGCCCCGATGAACGAACAGGAACTGCGTAACCTGATGTATACTGCTACACAAGAGGGCGCAGGTCCGTTTACGATCCGCTACCCGCGCGGCGAAGGTGTTATGCCGAACTGGCGCACCCCGCTGGAGGTAATCCAGATTGGAAAAGGCCGCACTGTGCAGGAAGGCGAGGAAGTAGCAATCCTAACGTTTGGCCATATTGGTAACTATGCTGTGGATGTTTGCAAAAAACTGAGCTTCGATGGCATAACCCCAGGCCACTATGATATGCGTTTTGCCAAGCCGCTTGATGAAGAATTGCTGCACCACATTTTCTCGAAATACAGCAAAGTAATAACCGTTGAAGATGGCTGCCTGCAGGGTGGTTTCGGAAGTGCCGTGCTGGAGTTTATGGTTGATAACGGCTATAGTTCTCAAGTAAAGCGCTTAGGCATGGCAGACACCATTTACGAGCATGGCTCACAGCTTGAATTACACCGTGAAGCCGGTTTTGCCCCGGAAGACATTGAGCGTACTGTTCGTGAGATGATCGGTGTGGCTGTTAAAGTATAA